Genomic DNA from bacterium:
GACCAGGATCAGATCGGCGTAATCCAGGGCCCCCGAATCGAGGAGCTCCGTCTGGTAGCTTTCGTAGAAGGCCTTTATCCGCTTCTCGTGGGCCGTGTGTGCCGGGAATTCCTCGGGCTCCACCAGGTGGTGCTTGGCCCGCTCGATGACCGTCAGGACGTCGGTGGGTTTCAGCGCGCCGGGCCCCTCGCCCGGTCCGACCAGCCGCTTGAGGATGGCCAACTGGTCGGCCTGGGTGGCGATGACGAACTCGTTCTCCCGTCCGGGGATGTGGCCGATTTCTCGCCGCAGGAGGCGGGCGCAGAAGGCGTGGAAGGTGTGAACCCATACCCGGGCGGCAGTCGCGGAGCCGGCGCGCTCACCTATGAGCGAATCCACCCGGACCCGCATCTCGGTCGCCGCCTTGTTGGTAAACGTCACCGCCAGAATCTCGTCGGGCTTGGCGTCGCCCTGGTCAATGAGATGGGCCACCCGGGTGGTAACCACCCTGGTCTTCCCGCTCCCCGCCCCGGCCAGCACCAGAAACGGCGACCCACGGTGAGTCACCGCCTGGAGCTGGATCGGGTTCAGGAAGATGAGCAGGTTGTCCATCACTCGAGTCCCGGATTACGTGTAAACCCTCGTCCACGATCGGAAACGTCCGGCCCGCGACGAGCCGCCCCCCGTTTTTCGTAAACCCACACCGCGCTCGGGCGGGTCAGAGGGGCGGCTGCTCCCAGTCGGTGGACGTCGTGGGCGGCCCCTCCTCGCCCAGGGGGGGATCACCGCCGAGCCGCTGCAGCAGCCCGATGCCCAGGAGCTTCTCGATGATCTGGAGGGTGGAAACCTCGTCAATCTCGCTGTCGGCGCAGATTGCGGCGATGCTTCGCCGGCTGTCCACCAGGGAGAGGACCTTCCACTCGTCGGCGGAGAGGTGGATCTCGTCCACCTTTCCGGCTACGTTGGCGAAGTGGAGAACGGTGTCCGGTGGTGGAAGTTCCGTCTGCAGGTCCGCCAGCTCGTCGGACCGACGGGCGGCCTCCAGAATCAGGTTCGTCGTTGAAATTTCGATGGAGCGGCGGGTGGGGTAGATGGTCGTGTCGAAGCGAAAGCGGCCGGTCTTCCAGTTTAAAAGGCTGTACGCCGCATCCTCGCCGGTCAGGTTCTTGTACGTGGCGTGGACCAGCTCTCCCTTGCGAAAGTAGAGTGTGCCTATCTCCTCACCGTGACGGATGGAGAGAGCGCCGGTCCGCTTACCCATCTGCAGCATCTGCAGGATGTCGGACAGCGAGAAGCTCTTCAGGTCACCGTCGAAGGCCATGAGCCGATTTTAGTTTATTACGCCCCCCCGGTCCGGAGGGGCACTGTGTTTTGACGACCGACGGGTGCGGCACCCACACCGTTAAACGCGCCCGTAGGGATATAAAAGAGCCGGGGATCGAAAGCCCCCGCCCACGGGGCTCCTCTCAAGCGTTCTGGTGCTGGCTAAGGGCGGCGAGAACCAGCTTTGAGATGGCCCGAAGGACGTCGAAAACGCCGACCCCCTCCGTGGCTATCGCCTCGAAGGCCGGATCGTCGCGGTGGTTGAGCTGGCGTTCCAGCTCGTCCACGGGAACGATGTTCGGCAGGTCCCGTTTGTTGTGCTGGAGTACCATGGGGAGGTCGTTGAAGTCGTAACCCTGGGAGCGGAGGTTCACCTTGAGGTTCTCCAGGCTGTCCAGATTGTCCTCCACGCGCTCGATCTGGGAATCCACCACGAAGACCAGCCCGTCCACCCCCTTGAGGATGAGCTTCCGGCTCGCGTCGTAGTGGACCTGTCCCGGCACGGTGTAGAGGTGGAAGCGGGTGGTGAAACCCTGGATGGTGCCGAGATCGAGGGGGAGGAAGTCGAAAAAGAGGGTGCGGTCGGTTTCGGTGGCAAGACTCACCAGCTTGCCCTTCGAGGCGGGGTCAATCTTCTTGTGGACGTAGAGAAGATTCGTGGTCTTACCGCACAGACCGCAACCATAATAGACGATTTTGCAGTTTATCTCTTTGCTGGCGTAGTTGATCAGTGACATCTAGGTCGTCCTTATCTCAAGGCTGGAAGCACAGGCAGGGGGCGGCACTCCCGTCCGGCACCCCGCCTCCCGGTCCTGCGGTCATTTTGAGTCGGGCTCCCATCCATCACCTACACCCACCGGGAGGAGTGGATCAATCCCGGAAGAGGTTGTCTATCTCACTCTCGGCGACGGAGGCGAAGGAGGAATCCAGGGTCCTCTGGTGTCCGGCGGCGCCGAGCTTGGTGAAGATGTTCTCGAAGACGGTGGAGAGCTCCTCCAGCGCCTTCTTGACCCGCAGGCGCACCAACCCCAGGGAGGTGCGGTTGTCGAAGACGATGACCAGAATGACCCGGCTCTGCACGACGGAGATGTGGATGGACTCCTTCTCGCCCTGGTGGAATAGGACGCTGAACTCGTCCTGCCCGAGAATCTTCGCCAGGGCGCTGGTGGCGGCGAAGTTGCCCGCCGACAGGCTGGCGAAGGCCGTCGAGTCCATGTTCGAGGTGTCGCCGTGGGAGCTGATGAGCTGCCCCGAACGGTCCACGAGGAGCACGATACGGGCGTTGGACTCCGTCAACAGGCGCGACAGGGTCTGGTTGATTATCTGGTAGTCTTCTTCAAAAAGTTCAACGATTTGAGCCATGAGGAAAGAGTCCTCCTGAAAAGGGTTGGCCCACTGTAAGTTGTCCCGAGGAGCCCAAATTCACCCGGCTTCCCTGGGACTAAAAACGCGCGGAGCCCCAGACCCGACCCCCTCCTGTCCCGGGGGCCGTTCGATCCCGAGATACCCTCACCGATGAGAGGCCATTGATGGGGTAAGTAATTATAGCAAAAAGCGTTCCGTATGTATCAACCCATTTTCCGGGGCCGCCCGCACCCTTGGGGCCCCATTTCCCCGTGGGCGTAAGGCTGAGCGGTATGCTCCATGCGAATGCCCCTAGCCCCCTCTTCCCCGGGGGTCCCTATCTCCCGGTGGACCCGTACTCCCGCCGACCCTCCAGAGCCAGGCGTAGCGAGATCTCGTCGGCGTAATCCACGTCGGCCCCGGGCGCCAGGCCGACGGCGATCCGCGTCAACGTGACGCCGAAGGGCTTCAGCAGTTCGTGGAGGTAGCTGGCGGTGGCCTCACCGGCGGTGGTGGGGCTGGTGGCCAGAATCACCTCCCGGAACGACCCCCCGGAGACCCGCCGAGCCAGCGCGTCCAGACCCAGCTCCACGGCTCCCACCCCGGCCAGGGGGTCGAAGAGCCCGCCGAGCACGTGGTACAGACCGTCGTAAACCCCCGTCTTCTGAAAGGCCTCGACGTTGTAAGGCTCCTCGACGATCAAGAGGCGGCTGGAGTCCCGCCGGGGATCGGTGCAGACCGGGCACTCGAGCGGCGTATTCTCCGAGGCCCCCTCCACCCGCTCCGCCACGTTGCCGCAGACCGAGCACAGACCGACGCGGTCCTTGAGGGCGACGACGGCCCGCGCCAACTCCACGGCCTCTTCCCGGGTCGCGCGGAGGATATGGTACCCGATCCGCTGGGCCGATTTAGGTCCCACGCCGGGCAGACGACGCAACGCCGCGAGGAGTTTCTGTAAGCTCGGGACCAAGATTACGGCTCGGACGAAAGATGCGGGGGACAAACCAACATTTTCAGGTAGGAAACTACCAGACGACTCCGCATCCTGTCAAGAGAGGGGGCCCGGACGGCCCGGTAGGGGAGTACCGACGGGACGCCCGGGCCGTTTTTTTCAGGGGAAAGCGCCCGTCACGAGGGATTCCCGACCGGATAGCCCCAGGCGCCTAGGGACCCGACGCACCGCGCGCCGGCGTCGGCCGCGGCTCGGCCCATCTCCCGGGGGGACCGCCCCCGGGCGAGGTGAAAAAGAGCCGTTCCCAGCGCCGCGTCGCCCGCCCCGGTGGGGTCCACGCACTCCGCGGACGCAGCCGGTACGATTTCCGGTTCCCCGTCGGCGACGAGGACGAGGCCGTCCGCGCCCAGCGTGAGCATGACGAGGGGATGCCGGGACGCCCCGCGCAGGGAGACCTCGAGCGGGTCGCCGCCGCCCCAGAGCATCCGGCCCTCGTCCAGGTCCGCCTTGACGAAAGCGAGGCGCGGCGAGAGCTCCTCGTACACCGCCCGCGCCCCCTCGGGCGAGGCCAGGGCGGGGCGGTGGTTGACGTCGTAGGCGACGACGGCCCGGGGGGCGGCGAGGTCCAGAATGCGGCGCACCGTCGCCCGGGTGGTCGGGTTCAGGGAGGCGAAGACACCGGAAATCAACACCACGTCCGCCCCGGCAATCGGCTCCCCGTCCAGGTCGTCGGGCGCGAGCCCCCCGCCGGCGCTGCCCTCGCGCGCGTAGCCGAACCGGCCGTAGGGACAGTCGGCCCCGATGGTGTACGCCGCGTTGAACGGCCCTCCGAGGACGACGGCGGGGCTCCACAGGCCGACGCGCTCGAGCTCGCCGCGAAGGAGCGGCAGGTGCTCGTCCTCGGCCAGGCGGCAGGCGAAGGCCGCCCGTCCCCCGGCGCGGACGAAGGCCAGGGCCGCATTAGCCGCGGCACCCCCCACACCCAAGTGGTCGGGGTGCCGGGCGTGGCGCTCCACCATCAGCTCCCCGGCGGTGAATAACAGAGGTGGTTGGGTACGATTACGCCCGCGCATCGAACCCTCCACCCTCGTCGGCCTGGAGGGCTGATTTTCGGTACAGCGCGAGCAGACCGGACCCCCCCGGGTGTGCCGGCGGGGTCCAGGCGGCGCGCCGCCGTTCGAGCTCGGATGCGTCCACCAGGAGCTCCAGCCGCCTCCCCTCCAGGTCCACCAGGACCGCGTCCCCCTCACGCACCAAGGCCAGGGGACCGCCCGCCGCCGCCTCGGGGCAGACGTGGCCCACGCACGGCCCCGCGGTGGCCCCGGAGAAGCGGCCGTCGGTGACCAGTGCCACCGCGCCGTTCAGCGTGGGGTGCTCGCGGATGGCGGCGGAGAGGTAGAAGAGCTCGGGCATCCCCGCCCCCCGGGGACCTTGACCGGCCAGGACGACCACGTCGCCGGGCCTCACCGCCCCGGTCGCCACCGCGTCGAGCGCGGCGCCCTCGGAGCCGAAAACGCGGGCCGGACCCTGGAAAAGCGTCCGCTCGACCCCGGCCGGCTTGACCACCGCCCCCCGCGGCGCCAGGTTGCCGAAGAGAACGCGGATACCACCCGGGGGGCCGAAGGGGGCGGTCACCACGAGACTCACGTAATCATCAGGCGACTCGCCGCCCTCGGCCAAAAGGGCGCTCCGATGTTGCGGGTCGTCCAGGCGGCGCCAACCTTCCAGGGCCTCGCCCCAATTCCCCGAGACCGTCCGGGCCTGTGAATCGAAGAGGCCGAGCCCGATCAGCAGCTCGACCACCGCCGGGACGCCGCCGGCCAGGTGGAAGCGGTCCGTCGGGTGCGCGCCCGCCGGACGCAGGTTGACCAGGCGGGGCACGCGCGCCGCGACGCGGTCCACCCCGCGCAGGTCGAAGGGGACGCCGAGCTCGCGGGCCAGGGCCGCCAGGTGCAAAAGGGCGTTGGTCGAACCGCCCAGCGCCGCCAGCAGGGCCACGGCGTTTTCGAGTGAACGCGCGTCGAGGAGGTCCCGGGGCGCAACACCCGCCCCGACGAGGCGCATCAGCGTTTCCGCCGACCGCCGGCAGGCCGAGAGCTGCGCGGGACTAAAAGGCGGCAGCAGCTCAGAGCCGGGGAGCGCCAGACCGAGACCCACGGCCAGGCACTGCATGGTCCCCGCCGTGCCCATGAATGCGCAGGCGCCCGGACCGGGGCAGAGCCCGCGGCTCCTCTCCTCGAACTCAGCCCCGGTCATTTTACCCCGCCGACGGGCGGCCGCCAGCTCCCCCACGTCGGCCAGGGTTCCGCCGTCGGTGGAGCGGGGCATCACCCCGCCGGGCACCAGGACGGCCGGGAGGTTTTGGCGGACCGCGGCGATGAGGTGGGCCGGGATGGATTTATCGCAGGAGGAGAGGAGGAGGACGCCGTCGGCGTGACCGCCCCGGGCGTGCAGCTCGGCGGCGAGGGCGTAGAGCTCGCGGCCCGCGAGGGAGAGGCCCCCGGCAGGCGTCCCCTGGGCCACGCCGTCGCAGATGTCGGTGCAGAAACAGCGGTAGGGCGCGCCGCCGGCGCGGCGGACCTCGTCGGCGCAAAGCTCGCTGAGTCGCAGCAGATGGGAGGAGCCGGGGTGGGTCTCCCCGGCGGAGGACTCGATCAGAATCCAGGGACGGCCGGCCTCGTCGGGGTGCATCCCCGCGGCCAGACGCAGGGGCACCGCCTCGGGGGCCGATTCACGAAAGCCGGGCAAGAAGGTCCTCCATCGCCCCCTGGAGTTTATCCCAGGCGCCGTCGCGCAGCCACTCCCGCCGCACCAGCTCCGAACCCAGCGCCACGGCGAAGGCCCCCGCCGCGAGGTACTGGGCGACCTCGCCGGGGGAGACGCCGCCGGCGGGGATCAGCCGCAGCTCCGGCAGGGGGGCGAGGAGTGCCCGCAGGTAGACGGGTCCGCCGAGCTCCCGCGCCGGGAAGATTTTCACCAAGGCCGCTCCCGCCTTGACGGCCGCGACCGCCTCGGTGGGTGTGGCCGCGCCGGGGATGTGCAGCGTACCCAGCCTCCGCGCCCGCTCCAGCAGCGCGGGGTCCGAGTGGGGCGAAACGGTGAAAGCGGCCCCTCGCCGGACCGCCTCCTCCAATATTTCGACCGATGACACGCTGGCCGCGCCGACCGGAATCCGCCCCGCCAGGGCGGCGACGACCTCGAGGGCATCGGGGCATGTCAGCGCCACCTCCAGCACCGACGCTCCCCCGGCGATGAGCGCCTCGGCGGCCGGCAGGGCCAAACCGGGCTCGGTCGTGCGGATTACCGGCACCACCCGGGCCGCGCCTATGGCCTCCACCGTTCGGGCCGTCACGTGGCCCTCGCCCTCTTTAGCGGGGCGAGCTGGTGCTCCCAGAGGAACCAGACGCGCCGCCCGAGCGCCTCCAGGTCGTTGTCGTTGATGATGACGAAATCGGCCCGCTGGACCTTGACTTCCTCGCGGAGCTGACTGTTGAGCCGCTGCCGGGCCTCGATTTCCGTCAGCCCCTCGCGCAGTAGCCGCCTGAGCGCCAGTCCCTGGGCGGCCCGGATCGCCACCACCGCGTCGAAGAGCTGGCCTATCCCCCACTCGAAGATGAGGGCCGCGTCAACCACGAAGGCCTCTGCGTCGTTCCGGTTCCGGGCCTCCTCGACGGCGGTGCGGATGCCCTCGACGAGAGGTGGGTGGATCAGGGTGTTGTAGCTGACGAGTAACTCCCTGTCCGCGAAGACCATCCTCCCCAGAAGGCCTCGGTCAATCTCGCCGCCACCGTCCAGGATGTCCCGGCCGCAGAGCTCCACCACCGCGTCCCGAATCCACGGTTCGCGGAGGAGCTTGTGCCCGAGCCGGTCCGCCTCGAAGACGTCCAGGCGGGCAATCTTGCCCAGGAGCTCGAGCGCCGTGGTCTTCCCCGAAGCCACGCCGCCTGTCCAACCAAGAGTCAGCACTCGGTATCATCCAATGGAAGTGGGCCGACGGTGTATCCGGTTACGCGCCGGCCCGCGCCATTTCCGAATCAGGGAATCAATAGGCCCGGGCGAAAATCGCCTCCCAGCGGGCATCTTTACCGCAGACCAGGCACGCGCCGCGCTCCTCGGGCTGATCGAAGGGCAGGAGCCGGATGGTCGCCTTGGTCTTGTCCTTGACCTCGTTCTCGCAGGCCGCGTCCCCGCACCAGGGGGCGTGGTAGAGGCCGCGCTTTTCCTCCAGGCCGGCGGAGAGCTCGGCCAGCGTGCCCACCCGGAAGGTGAGCCCCTCGCGGTACGCCAGGGCCTGACGGTAAAGCCCCTCCTGGATCTGGTCCAGGGTCTCCTTCGTCACCCGGGGCAGGTCCGAGACCAGCACCGGCCGCTTCTCACCCGTGTCCCGCCGGACCAGGGTCACCTGGTCCCCCTCCATGTCCCGGGGGCCCACCTCGAGACGGATCGGCACCCCGCGCAGCTCGTGCTCGGCGAATTTCCACCCCGGGCTCTTGTCCGTTTCGTCCAGCTCCACCCGGAAATCGGAGAGTATTTCGGTGACGTAGGAGCAGTAGTGGAGGGTTTCGTCCCGGGTCTTGTCGAAGAGGATGGGGACCACGACCACCTGGACCGGGGCGATACGGGGCGGCAGGCGCAGGCCGCGCTCGTCGCCGTGGGTCATCACCACGGCGCCCACCGAGCGGGTGCTCACCCCCCAGCTCGTCTGCCAGACGTGCTTCTGGGACTCGTCCTCGTCCAGAAAGGTGATGTCGAAAACCTTCGCGAAGTGCTGGCCCAGGTCGTGGGTCGTCCCGGCCTGCAGGGCGCGACCGTCCTTCATCAGCGCCTCGACGCAGAATGTGTCCCGCGCCCCGGCGAACTTCTCCGACTGCGACTTGAGCCCCTTGAGCACCGGTATCGCCAGGTCTTCGGTGTAGAACCGCTCGTAGACCTCCAGCATCTTCAGCGCCTCGTTGATCGCCTCGGCCTCGGTGCGGTGGCAGGTGTGCCCCTCCTGCCAGAGGAACTCCGTGGTCCGCAGGAAGAGCCGAGTCACCTTTTCCCAGCGCACCACGTTGGCCCACTGGTTGATGAGAAGCGGCAGGTCGCGGTAGCTCTGGACCCACTTGGAGTAGATGGAGCAGATGATGGCCTCGGAGGTGGGGCGGATGGCGACTCTCTCCTCGAGCTCCTTGTCGCCGCCGTGGGTCACCCAGGCCACCTCGGGGGCGAAGCCCTCCACGTGCTCGGCCTCCTTCGCCAGGAGGCTCTCCGGGATGAACAGGGGGAAGTAGGCGTTGACGTGGCCCGTGGCCTTGATCCGGGCGTCCAGGTAGTCCCGCATGTTCTCCCACAGGGCGTACCCGTAGGGGCGGATGACCATGCAGCCCTTGAGGATGGTGTAGTCGGCCAGCTTGGCCTGACGGACCACGTCGGTGTACCAGGCCGAGAAGTCCTCGTGGATGTCGCTGATGGCCTCTAGGGAACGCTTTTTGTCATTACTAGCTTTCGACATGCAACTCCAAAAATGGATATTAGGCGTTGTTCAAACTATTTCGTAATTCATTTATCTTCTTCTTAACACCTATTTTGTTATTTAACGAGACGGCTTTCTCGTAGTATTGTATTGCTTTTTCAGCATTTAGGTATTCGAAGCAATCACCTAATAATTTATAAAAAATCGCAGTTCCCTTTTCATCGACTTTAACATACTTAATATTTTGTAGTAATTTTTCTTCAAATATTCCAACTGATTCTAAAGTCGGTGTAACTTTCTCATTCTTAAAAAACTTCTTCAAAACCCAAGGATTATACAATACGGGGAAATCTAACTCCCATTTAAAAACATTAATAACTTCAATCTTATCAATGCACACAGTCACACTACCACGTCTACTATATAACCTCACTTTGTCTTTACATAAATCATCTGCTATATAACTAATTGTTGGTTTCATCCACTCGACCTTCCTCATATCAACATTAAAAAGAATCGCTTTACTTGTATCATATGAATCACCACCCGCAGTTATACTAAGGGCATACTTACCATCACTTGATATGTAGCTTTCTAAGAGATTGCATGCAGTTTTAAATTCAATTATTATATTACCACCTGAATCTAAAATATATACAACACCTTCCCTTTTAGTATAACCAAATAGCCAATCATGAACAATAACAATTCCATTATTCGAAACGTTAGCATCATTGGGTCTCTCAATTTCCTTAATGAATAGTATTTTACCATTATGCGCCAACAAAATTCTCCCATTTCCGAAATCACGTGCTCCTCCAATCGATATCTTATCAGAATTAAAACCGTCCATAGTTGCAACTAAATATTGTTTATCTACTGATACTTGATACCTGCCAATGAAATCAATTTCATCAATTATTAGCATATCATCAATGAACTTAACTCCCATTTCTATTCTCCTTCGCCGGTCTTGTCTATTATGACGTAGACGCGCTCGCCCTCGGCGGCCAGCCCCAACCGCTCCCGTACGAGCTTCTCCAGGAACGCGTCGTCCGCCCCGAGCTTATCCAAGAGCTCCCGGTAGTGCCCAGCCGTCTCCAGGGCCTCGTTGTACCGCTGGTGAAGCTGTTCTTTCTCCTCCTCGAGCTCCCCCAGTCGGAAGAGGCTGGCATGGGAACCCAAGAGGAAATACGCCAGGAGCGCCGCGGCTATGATGGCCAGCAGCCACCAGCGCCGCCGGAGCCAGGGCCGGCCGTCGGCGCGGCGATGGGTCTTTTCCAGCCGGGAAGTCATGGCGAGCGTCAACCCCCATTATACCACAATCCGGCGCGGGGGGCCCCACCTGTGGTAGACTGGTTTGCGCGCGAGTCAGGGGAGGCAGAATGGAAACCGTTTTCGTCGCGGTGGACCCGGAGTTCGTCGGGCGCCAGTTGAAAATCGAGAACGACCCCCTGGGGCGGATCGCCCGCCGGCTGCCCGGGATAAAGCTCGCCTTCATCCGCAGCGCGGCCCTCGCCGAGCACCTGGCGACGCTGAACGAGCCCGCCGCCCTGGCGTACTACCGGAGCCGGACCGGGGAGGTCCGCCCGGCCCGGGTGAACCCCGACGACTTTCCGGACCGTCTCTCGGCGATGCTGGCCGGGACCGCCGCGGCCGCCGGAGCGCCCTTCGTCCTCACCGACAACCAGGAGCTGACCCACCTGCCGTACCACGGCGGGCGGTTCGTGGACGAGTGGGACCTCGCGGACGCCCTCGGCGCGGGCGAAGCCGTCGAGCCGCTCGTGGCGGGGCAGAAAACCGAGTCCGTGTACAAGTGCGCCGACGAGATCCAGTGTAACATGCTGGTCAGCCTCCTGGAGAGCGAGGCCATCCCCTGCCTGGTCAAGAGCCAGGAGGTGACGTCCCTGGACGGGCTGTTGGCCACGGGGGCCGGATTCTGGGCCGACCTCCACGTCTTCGCCGGGGACGCCGATCGGGCCAGGCGGCTCATCGGGGAGTTCCTCGCCGCCGGGACGGAGGAATGAGGGAACCGGGTCCTTTAAAAAATGCGACACCGTCCCCCGGGACGGTTTTTTCGAGGATGACCCGCGTCCGCCTACCGTCCGCCCTCCTCCGGGCTCTCGCCGGCGAGCCCCTGGAGGCCGGTGGTGAACTCGCTCGCGCCGGCGGAGAAGCTCCCCTCCCCCTCCTCGGGAGGGCCGAAATCCTTCAGGTACGGAATGCGCCAGTTCTCGGTGTAGCAGCCGTTGGCGCGGAGCAGGTCCCCCAGGCTGCACACGAAGCTGCCGTTTATGGCCGCGTAGGCGCGGTAGGCGGGGTTGGCGAAGCCGTCGCCCTCGTAGGGGACTATCTGCACCGTCCGGGCCCGGCTCAGGCGCACCTTGCCCGTGCAGAAGTTGATCACCGAGTAGTAGTCTATGCCGGTGCCGCAGAAGCGGCTGAAGAGGTAGAGGTTGTAGCGCTCGCCCAAAACGCGGGCGCACTCCCGGGTCAACAGGCGCTTGCCCCAGTACGGGGCGCTCCCCTCGGCGTCGGCCACCGCCTGGTCCACGTCGGCGCAGACGGCGGAGTAGTTCACGAACCAGGCCACCACCTCGAGGTCGGCCTCGATCACCTCGTCCACGATTCGGCGCTGGAGCTCCGCGGCCCGGACGGGATCGAGCTCCCGCAACAGCGCCAGGTAGTAGGTGGCGTAGTAGAGGTCGAAGACGGCGCTGGAGCTGTACTCCTCCGCCTGCTCGTACCGGCTGGCGGCCCGCTCCTGCTCCTTCTTCCAGCGCTCGTAGCCCTTCTGGTACGCCTCCCGTTCCTCGGGGGTCAACCGGGCCAGCTCCGCCTCCGAGAGAACCCGGAACTCCTCCTCGGGGAGCCGCTCCACGTCGAGGCTGGCGACGTCGCCGGAGCGCACGGTGCGGCGCAGGTCGGGCACCTCGCGCAGGCTGTCGAAGTGGAAGGAATCGTGGGGGTGCTCCGGGGGCGGGGCGTCGGGGTCGTCGGAGGGCTCGGGCGCCTCCGGCGGCTCGAAGTACTCCAGGGCCCGCCTGTTGATGATCATCTCCTCCACCGCCCGGTAGACGGCCCCGGCCACCGCGGAGGGCTCCGACGCGTAACGCAGGGTGACGTCCTTTAAAATTTCATAGGCCTGCTTGTGCAGCCCGGAAAGGTACTTGGCCACCGCCAACCGGATGCGCACCAGGTCCTGATCCTCTCCGGAGTAGCGGCCCAGGAGCCCCTCGAAGGCCCCGGCCGCTTCGGCGTACCGGCCCGCCTCGAGCAGGTCCTCGGCGGAATCGAGCCCCGCCACGGTCGGAGCCCCCCCTCCACCGGGAGAGGTCCCCGCCGCGACCTCCTGGGCGCCGGCGGCATTGCCGACGGCGAAGGCGAGGACGGCCGCTGGAATCAGTTTGAACCACATCGGTTCCCCAATTATAGCCCACACGAGGGTGATGACAAGGGGCGGTTCGGACCGCCCCTCCGACTCCGGGAAGAGCCCCCGTCCCGTCGCTTAACGCCTGCCGGCGAGCAGGTTGCCGACTAAGTATCCCAGGGGAATGGTCGCGATGGAGAGGGAGGCCGCCGTGATGAGCCACTCCGCCCCGATGAAGATCGCCGCGAAAAAGAGGACGAACCAGACCGCCCCGAGGACGATCCCACCCAGGCAACCGGAATCCTTAAAGTCCCCCGACGCCATCCTACACCTTCTTGGTCATCCAGCGCCCGCGGCGGAACCAGAGCGCCACGAAGATCCCCTCGAATATCTGGCTCAGCATCACCGCCGCCCAGACGGCGAAGTCGTGGAAATGGAAGACATGAATCATGAGGAGGGCGACGGGCACCTTGACCGCCCAGTTGGCCAGAATCGCGCCCCACATGGGCGGGGCGGTGTCCCCGGCCCCCCGGAACCCACCTCCGAAGGTCCAGGCCAGGGAACCGAAGATGCCGCCCAGGCCGATGAATATCAAATAGTGGTAGGCCATGTCCAGCACGCGCCGGTTGGCCAGCGCGTCCAGGACGGGTCGGGTCAGCTTGAAGCCGCCGGCCTTGAGGAGCCCGACCACCCGCCAGGGGAGGCCGGAGCCGTTCGCCCTGACGAATGCGACCAGCCGTTGCGCCGCCGCGGCCACCGGCACCGGCGTCGAGTCGCTCTGGAGGAACACCTGCGCCAGGTCCCGCCCGAAGACGATGTAAACCGTGGCCAGGAAGCAGCCGATCATCAAGCCGAAGATCGCCGCCTTCTGGGCCGCCTCCCTGGCCCTCAGCGGCTCGCCGCGACCGAGGAACTGGCCGACGAGCGGGGCCGGCGCCGCCATCAGCCCGTTGGACAAAAATTGCCCGAAGATGAGCGTGGACATCCCGATGGTGAAGGCGGTGGCCACCAGGTTCACCACCCGCCCGTCGGGGAGGTACGTCTTTAGGCTCGACGCCAGGGCGATCATGATGACG
This window encodes:
- a CDS encoding DUF4388 domain-containing protein: MAFDGDLKSFSLSDILQMLQMGKRTGALSIRHGEEIGTLYFRKGELVHATYKNLTGEDAAYSLLNWKTGRFRFDTTIYPTRRSIEISTTNLILEAARRSDELADLQTELPPPDTVLHFANVAGKVDEIHLSADEWKVLSLVDSRRSIAAICADSEIDEVSTLQIIEKLLGIGLLQRLGGDPPLGEEGPPTTSTDWEQPPL
- a CDS encoding GTPase domain-containing protein, which produces MSLINYASKEINCKIVYYGCGLCGKTTNLLYVHKKIDPASKGKLVSLATETDRTLFFDFLPLDLGTIQGFTTRFHLYTVPGQVHYDASRKLILKGVDGLVFVVDSQIERVEDNLDSLENLKVNLRSQGYDFNDLPMVLQHNKRDLPNIVPVDELERQLNHRDDPAFEAIATEGVGVFDVLRAISKLVLAALSQHQNA
- a CDS encoding roadblock/LC7 domain-containing protein, which encodes MAQIVELFEEDYQIINQTLSRLLTESNARIVLLVDRSGQLISSHGDTSNMDSTAFASLSAGNFAATSALAKILGQDEFSVLFHQGEKESIHISVVQSRVILVIVFDNRTSLGLVRLRVKKALEELSTVFENIFTKLGAAGHQRTLDSSFASVAESEIDNLFRD
- the recR gene encoding recombination mediator RecR — translated: MLVPSLQKLLAALRRLPGVGPKSAQRIGYHILRATREEAVELARAVVALKDRVGLCSVCGNVAERVEGASENTPLECPVCTDPRRDSSRLLIVEEPYNVEAFQKTGVYDGLYHVLGGLFDPLAGVGAVELGLDALARRVSGGSFREVILATSPTTAGEATASYLHELLKPFGVTLTRIAVGLAPGADVDYADEISLRLALEGRREYGSTGR
- a CDS encoding PfkB family carbohydrate kinase, which translates into the protein MRGRNRTQPPLLFTAGELMVERHARHPDHLGVGGAAANAALAFVRAGGRAAFACRLAEDEHLPLLRGELERVGLWSPAVVLGGPFNAAYTIGADCPYGRFGYAREGSAGGGLAPDDLDGEPIAGADVVLISGVFASLNPTTRATVRRILDLAAPRAVVAYDVNHRPALASPEGARAVYEELSPRLAFVKADLDEGRMLWGGGDPLEVSLRGASRHPLVMLTLGADGLVLVADGEPEIVPAASAECVDPTGAGDAALGTALFHLARGRSPREMGRAAADAGARCVGSLGAWGYPVGNPS
- the ilvD gene encoding dihydroxy-acid dehydratase, coding for MPGFRESAPEAVPLRLAAGMHPDEAGRPWILIESSAGETHPGSSHLLRLSELCADEVRRAGGAPYRCFCTDICDGVAQGTPAGGLSLAGRELYALAAELHARGGHADGVLLLSSCDKSIPAHLIAAVRQNLPAVLVPGGVMPRSTDGGTLADVGELAAARRRGKMTGAEFEERSRGLCPGPGACAFMGTAGTMQCLAVGLGLALPGSELLPPFSPAQLSACRRSAETLMRLVGAGVAPRDLLDARSLENAVALLAALGGSTNALLHLAALARELGVPFDLRGVDRVAARVPRLVNLRPAGAHPTDRFHLAGGVPAVVELLIGLGLFDSQARTVSGNWGEALEGWRRLDDPQHRSALLAEGGESPDDYVSLVVTAPFGPPGGIRVLFGNLAPRGAVVKPAGVERTLFQGPARVFGSEGAALDAVATGAVRPGDVVVLAGQGPRGAGMPELFYLSAAIREHPTLNGAVALVTDGRFSGATAGPCVGHVCPEAAAGGPLALVREGDAVLVDLEGRRLELLVDASELERRRAAWTPPAHPGGSGLLALYRKSALQADEGGGFDARA
- the eda gene encoding bifunctional 4-hydroxy-2-oxoglutarate aldolase/2-dehydro-3-deoxy-phosphogluconate aldolase → MTARTVEAIGAARVVPVIRTTEPGLALPAAEALIAGGASVLEVALTCPDALEVVAALAGRIPVGAASVSSVEILEEAVRRGAAFTVSPHSDPALLERARRLGTLHIPGAATPTEAVAAVKAGAALVKIFPARELGGPVYLRALLAPLPELRLIPAGGVSPGEVAQYLAAGAFAVALGSELVRREWLRDGAWDKLQGAMEDLLARLS
- the coaE gene encoding dephospho-CoA kinase (Dephospho-CoA kinase (CoaE) performs the final step in coenzyme A biosynthesis.); the encoded protein is MLTLGWTGGVASGKTTALELLGKIARLDVFEADRLGHKLLREPWIRDAVVELCGRDILDGGGEIDRGLLGRMVFADRELLVSYNTLIHPPLVEGIRTAVEEARNRNDAEAFVVDAALIFEWGIGQLFDAVVAIRAAQGLALRRLLREGLTEIEARQRLNSQLREEVKVQRADFVIINDNDLEALGRRVWFLWEHQLAPLKRARAT